One region of Macadamia integrifolia cultivar HAES 741 chromosome 11, SCU_Mint_v3, whole genome shotgun sequence genomic DNA includes:
- the LOC122093757 gene encoding putative G-type lectin S-receptor-like serine/threonine-protein kinase At1g61610 isoform X2, with protein MWLVGLKAVFISDFISVTIQYDKRMSTKHQRQVCALLISVVILFGLLSLCADATEDNITRGQFLTDGQTIISAGKKFELGFFSPGNSSNRYVGIWYYKFPVQTVVWVANRESPILDRRGVLNITVDGNLVVMDGDGKLVWSTNVSIKTSNSTAVLMDSGNLLLRSDKVLWQSFSDPTDTFLPGMKMGYNPDTGENNTLTSWKSAHDPSKGNYHVGVDSLGSPQILIWEGLTRRWRSGLWNGTTLVGVSSMGYLYLSGFELITDTQKGVMYFTYTLPKNCILRYRIRWDGSLNELLWDEKTKEWNLTWSAPTECEIYNMCGAFGRCSLLDSHSPSCSCLYGYEPKDSLEWYKGNWSGGCVRRIELQCEKNSSEVEPSKEDGFRQLDGIKLPDFSNWVTVNGIGECKDECLRNCSCRAYAYVSGIGCMIWSGDLVDVQQFQEAGNTIYIHLAASELLGASGNSGLSKPIIVIIAISGVVFLSMSIYLLYIFIPKLRDLSRKRYKKQQLIAWSKNREFYFVRLKDLVREEQQGDVPELPLFNFDCVAVATSNFSEANKLGQGGFGPVYKGMLSGGQEIAVKRLSRSSIQGLEEFMNEIILIAKLQHRNLVRLLGCCIQGEEKMLLYEYMPNGSLDSFIFDPAKKGQLDWRKRIHIIEGIARGLLYLHRDSRLRIIHRDLKASNILLDNEMNPKISDFGMAKIFGGNQNRANTNRVVGTYGYMSPEYAMEGLVSVKTDVYSFGVLLLEIVSGQRNSYISHSDHYSNLIGYAWHLWSEEKGNEFMDSSIVDTCFNWEILRCIQVGLLCVQDSAMERPTMSSVLLMLESETAIVPNPKQPTFAVVRNCVEKDLYVESPEVNSTNNLTVTTAVGR; from the exons ATGTGGTTGGTTGGTCTGAAAGCTGTTTTTATCAG CGATTTTATCTCTGTTACAATCCAATACGATAAGAGGATGAGCACCAAACATCAGAGACAGGTTTGTGCTTTGCTTATTTCTGTCGTCATATTGTTCGGCTTATTGTCTCTGTGTGCTGATGCAACTGAAGACAACATCACACGAGGTCAATTCCTCACAGACGGACAGACTATAATCTCCGCCGGGAAGAAATTCGAATTGGGTTTCTTTAGTCCTGGGAATTCCTCGAATCGCTATGTTGGGATATGGTATTATAAGTTTCCAGTACAAACAGTTGTGTGGGTTGCAAACAGAGAGAGTCCAATTCTGGATAGAAGAGGGGTTCTCAACATTACAGTCGATGGGAATCTGGTGGTGATGGATGGGGATGGAAAACTTGTCTGGTCAACAAATGTTTCCATCAAAACCAGTAACTCAACTGCTGTTCTCATGGACTCCGGGAATCTACTTCTCAGAAGTGATAAGGTCCTGTGGCAGAGCTTCAGTGATCCAACAGATACCTTCCTACCTGGCATGAAAATGGGCTATAATCCAGATACAGGTGAAAACAACACATTAACTTCGTGGAAAAGCGCCCATGATCCTTCCAAGGGAAACTACCATGTGGGTGTGGATTCTCTGGGATCTCCTCAAATTCTGATATGGGAGGGATTGACACGGCGTTGGAGAAGTGGGCTGTGGAATGGGACAACGTTGGTGGGTGTGTCCAGCATGGGATATCTCTATCTTTCTGGGTTTGAGCTCATCACTGATACTCAAAAAGGAGTAATGTACTTCACATATACACTGCCTAAAAATTGTATCTTGCGGTATAGGATAAGATGGGATGGAAGTTTGAATGAGCTATTGTGGGATGAGAAGACAAAGGAGTGGAACCTTACCTGGTCAGCACCCACAGAATGCGAAATTTACAACATGTGTGGAGCTTTTGGGAGGTGTTCTCTGTTGGATTCCCATTCCCCTAGTTGTAGTTGTTTATATGGGTATGAACCTAAAGATAGCCTTGAGTGGTACAAGGGAAATTGGTCAGGTGGGTGTGTGAGGAGAATAGAGTTGCAGTGTGAGAAGAATAGTAGTGAGGTTGAGCCGTCGAAGGAGGATGGTTTTAGACAATTGGATGGTATCAAATTGCCGGATTTCTCCAATTGGGTCACAGTTAATGGCATAGGTGAATGTAAAGATGAGTGTCTGAGGAACTGTTCTTGCAGAGCTTATGCATATGTCAGTGGGATTGGCTGTATGATATGGAGTGGAGATTTAGTTGATGTTCAACAATTTCAAGAAGCTGGGAATACCATCTACATCCACCTCGCTGCTTCAGAATTATTAG GTGCAAGTGGAAACAGTGGGTTATCAAAGCCAATCATAGTGATAATTGCGATATCTGGGGTAGTCTTTTTAAGCATGTCTATCTACTtactatatatatttattccAAAACTAAGAG ATTTGTCAAGGAAGAGATACAAAAAACAGCAATTAATTGCTTGGAGCAAGAATCGGGAGTTTTACTTCGTACGACTAAAGGACCTTGTAAGAGAGGAGCAACAAGGAGATGTTCCTGAATTGCCATTGTTCAATTTTGATTGTGTAGCGGTTGCTACAAGCAACTTTTCTGAGGCAAATAAGCTTGGACAAGGTGGATTTGGTCCTGTTTACAAG ggAATGCTATCTGGAGGACAAGAAATAGCTGTGAAAAGGCTTTCAAGGAGCTCAATACAAGGATTGGAAGAATTTATGAATGAGATTATACTCATTGCCAAACTACAACACAGGAATTTGGTTAGACTTCTGGGTTGTTGCATTCAGGGGGAGGAAAAGATGTTGCTTTATGAATATATGCCCAACGGCAGCTTGGAttcctttatttttg ACCCAGCCAAAAAAGGACAATTAGACTGGAGGAAACGTATCCACATTATTGAGGGAATTGCACGAGGGCTCCTTTACCTTCATCGAGACTCGAGGCTCAGAATAATCCATCGAGATCTAAAAGCTAGCAATATTTTATTAGACAACGAGATGAACCCAAAAATTTCAGACTTCGGAATGGCTAAAATTTTTGGAGGGAATCAAAATCGAGCAAATACAAACAGAGTAGTTGGGACATA TGGGTACATGTCTCCTGAATATGCAATGGAAGGCTTAGTTTCTGTTAAAACAGATGTCTATAGCTTTGGGGTGTTGCTCCTAGAGATTGTCAGTGGTCAGAGGAATAGCTACATCTCTCATTCTGATCACTACTCAAATCTGATTGGATAT GCATGGCATCTATGGAGTgaagagaaaggaaatgaaTTTATGGACTCATCTATAGTTGATACATGTTTTAATTGGGAAATATTGAGATGCATTCAAGTGGGGCTGTTGTGTGTGCAAGACTCTGCAATGGAGAGACCAACAATGTCATCTGTTTTGTTGATGTTGGAAAGTGAGACTGCAATTGTTCCTAATCCGAAGCAACCGACTTTTGCCGTAGTTAGAAATTGCGTGGAAAAGGATTTATATGTGGAAAGCCCGGAAGTTAATTCCACAAATAATCTAACTGTTACCACTGCAGTTGGAAGATAG